In Desulfonatronum thiosulfatophilum, a genomic segment contains:
- a CDS encoding biotin transporter BioY: MYATSLQGLHTMVWVSLMASLIAVGSFLSIPLGPVPFSMQPFFVMLAGFLLGWPYGMFAVLLFVGAGTIGLPVFAGGKSGLAVLFGPTGGYLIGFVLAAGAIGLITRARKAEWSPGIAPGWILGLGAGFVGLALVYACGLLNLVRILDIGWQKAMAVGFLPFIIQDLVKLVMAVATWRFMHLRGLLPR; this comes from the coding sequence ATGTACGCAACATCTCTCCAGGGCCTGCATACCATGGTCTGGGTCTCACTGATGGCCTCCTTGATCGCCGTAGGTTCGTTTTTGTCCATCCCTCTTGGGCCAGTCCCCTTTTCCATGCAGCCGTTTTTCGTGATGCTGGCCGGTTTTCTTCTGGGTTGGCCCTACGGCATGTTCGCGGTTCTGCTCTTTGTCGGAGCCGGAACCATTGGCCTGCCTGTATTTGCCGGCGGCAAATCCGGTCTGGCCGTACTCTTCGGTCCCACCGGCGGATATCTCATCGGCTTTGTCCTGGCCGCGGGCGCCATCGGCCTGATCACCAGAGCCCGAAAGGCCGAATGGTCGCCCGGCATTGCTCCGGGATGGATTCTCGGACTGGGAGCCGGATTCGTGGGGTTGGCCCTGGTGTATGCCTGTGGCCTCCTGAATCTAGTGCGGATTCTGGACATCGGCTGGCAAAAGGCAATGGCCGTCGGTTTTCTGCCCTTCATCATCCAGGACCTGGTCAAGCTTGTCATGGCCGTGGCTACTTGGCGGTTCATGCATCTGCGAGGATTGCTGCCCCGGTGA
- a CDS encoding energy-coupling factor ABC transporter ATP-binding protein, protein MINAVALHFAHDSSRTILHDIGFALESGAILGLVGANGAGKSTLLALLAGLLQPVSGRLEIADLDASTQSSAIRRLTALVLQEADLTIIGSTIAEDICLGLPPERHPEALALAARLDLPDPQTPVHILSHGQKRKLCLAAALLRKPRILLLDEPFAGLDYPGIREIRAMLQANQAAGLTQVIAVHDLEPLADLAHLWLVLAHGRQAAFGSPQQVFPGLEAMDVRPPCSWKAGLGIIPWDAPEQAPRH, encoded by the coding sequence GTGATTAATGCGGTAGCTCTTCATTTCGCCCATGATTCCAGCCGTACCATCCTGCATGACATCGGATTTGCCCTGGAATCCGGTGCCATTCTGGGGCTGGTCGGCGCCAACGGAGCCGGCAAGTCGACTTTGCTCGCCCTGCTGGCCGGCCTGCTCCAGCCCGTATCCGGCAGGCTCGAGATAGCCGACCTGGATGCTTCTACCCAAAGCAGCGCCATCCGTAGACTGACGGCTTTGGTGCTCCAGGAAGCGGACCTGACCATCATCGGTTCGACCATTGCCGAAGACATCTGCCTGGGTCTGCCTCCTGAACGACATCCCGAGGCCCTGGCCCTGGCAGCACGCCTTGACCTTCCTGATCCGCAAACTCCCGTCCACATCCTGTCCCACGGCCAGAAACGTAAATTGTGCCTGGCCGCAGCGCTGCTGCGCAAACCGCGGATCCTGCTTCTGGACGAGCCCTTCGCCGGGCTGGACTACCCCGGCATCCGCGAAATCCGGGCCATGCTTCAAGCCAATCAGGCAGCCGGACTGACCCAGGTCATCGCCGTCCACGATCTGGAGCCTCTGGCGGATCTGGCGCACCTCTGGCTGGTCCTGGCCCACGGCCGCCAGGCGGCGTTCGGCTCCCCGCAGCAGGTTTTTCCCGGACTTGAGGCCATGGACGTGCGCCCTCCCTGTTCCTGGAAAGCCGGGCTGGGCATCATTCCTTGGGATGCTCCCGAGCAAGCACCCCGGCACTGA